GGAGGCTGATGGGTGAAGGAGGGTTGGGTGCAGCGGAGGGTGCGGACGCGAGGGGTTTGCTTCTGCTGGTTGCTTGTTTTGGGGTTCCGGAGAGTTTTAAGAGTGTGGATCTGTTGGATTTGGTTAGGCAGAGTGGTGTTGATGGGATTGGTGGTGCTCTTAAACGGTCACCGTTTCTTGTCCCTATGATGTCAGGTACCTTGTTCTTTCTTACGTCACAAAGGTGGTTTCTTTTGGTGTAGAATGAGTTTAGAATGAATCAAGTTTTCATCTTTGTTTTGGGTTGTGTATATGAGCTTGTGAGTATAGCATAGCATTCTAGAGTTGAGTGATACGTTATAAAGCTGCACATCCACGAAATTGTAATTTGTTAGAAGGTTTTGGATATTGCAAGTGAAAATCATGTGACTTTGGTGCTGCATACTCTAATCAAGTCTTGAGCTATGTTGACTAAAAGGGTTTCTGTGGACTGTAGGTATAGTTGATTCAAGTATGAAGCGTGGAATGCATATTGAAGCTCTTGAGATGGTTTATACCTTTGGGATGGAGGATAGGTTTTCGGCTTCTTCAATTTTAACTTCATTCCTAAGGATGAGCAAGGAGTCTTTTGAGAGAGCGAAACGGAAAGCACAAGCACCCATGGCATTTGTATGATGATGACTCTTCTTTACACGTTATTTACCTAAATAAACTctttttttactgttttgatTCTTATCATTGTTTGCTTTTATACTCTCAACAGAAAAAGGCGAACGAAAAGCAGTTAGCTGCGTTATTATCAGTGATGAAGTGTTTGGAGGCTCGCAAGCTAGACCCAGTGAAAGAAGTCCCAGGGTGGCAGATCAAAGAGCAAATGGCGAAGCTGGAGAAAGACATTGTTCAGCTCGACAAACAGATGGAGGAAGCGAGATCCATCAGCCTAATGGAGGAAGCGAGATCCATCAGTCTAATGGAGGAAGCGGCACTTAACAAGAGATTGTATAGCCAACAGATGAAACGTCCAAGGTTGTCAGACATGGAGATGCCGCCACCAACAGCTTCCTCATCTTATTCTCCTGTATACCGTGACCACCGAAGCTTCTCTAGTCACAGAGACGGAGACGCCGATGAAATATCGGCTCTTGTGAGTAGCTACCTCGGCTCAGCATCAGGTTTTCCTCATCAGTCAAGTCTCATGAGATCCCCTGAATATATGGTTCCACCTGGTGGGTTAGGAAGAAGTGTATCTGCATATGATCATCTGCCTCCAAACTCTTACTCTCCGGTTCCAAGACAGCATTCCCCGTACGGACAGAGACTTCCTCGAGAGTACTCTCCTCCAGTACACCAAATGCCATATGGTCTGCAAAGAGTGTACAGACATTCACCATCTGTAGAAAGGCACCTGGCTTTGCCCAATCACAGGTCTCCTCGCAACTTTTCACAAGACCGCATAGGAGGAATGTAGAATATGTAACTTCaagtttttgtattttcaaagCAATTGTTTTAAaccacaaaatttatttaaagcCCTAGCAGAAAATTTTGCTATGTAATTGACATATCGTTCAGAAGCTAAATGTTTATCATTGACTCTCAGTTTTTTTAGTCAACCTCCTCAGATGCATCATCTAAGTAAACCTCTGACTCTTCATCATCTAgattctcttcctcttctgtttCAGTTCCTTCTTGTTCTCTTTGAGCTGCTCTAGCCATTGCAGATTCTAGTCTTGTGC
This genomic stretch from Raphanus sativus cultivar WK10039 chromosome 3, ASM80110v3, whole genome shotgun sequence harbors:
- the LOC130509211 gene encoding protein FRIGIDA-like, with product MASFHHPPIREEQPSPSMIRRREELPPTVTTETTIVGPSKPPQFLKSIVDLTAFAAAVDAFKRRYDELQSHVDLIETAIDSELKTNGLIKIEIETAAASPSQLSPPRSNDSAAIVCQSPPKEVAVRSEAERLCESMSSKELRRYILANISSRAKLIEEIPPALKLAKDTAKFVLDCIGKFYLQGRKAFANGSPAVAARNVSLLVLECYLLTFDPGEEKKLLVKVAAGDGGGSVVVREEAEGAAVAWRRRLMGEGGLGAAEGADARGLLLLVACFGVPESFKSVDLLDLVRQSGVDGIGGALKRSPFLVPMMSGIVDSSMKRGMHIEALEMVYTFGMEDRFSASSILTSFLRMSKESFERAKRKAQAPMAFKKANEKQLAALLSVMKCLEARKLDPVKEVPGWQIKEQMAKLEKDIVQLDKQMEEARSISLMEEARSISLMEEAALNKRLYSQQMKRPRLSDMEMPPPTASSSYSPVYRDHRSFSSHRDGDADEISALVSSYLGSASGFPHQSSLMRSPEYMVPPGGLGRSVSAYDHLPPNSYSPVPRQHSPYGQRLPREYSPPVHQMPYGLQRVYRHSPSVERHLALPNHRSPRNFSQDRIGGM